A genomic region of Carassius carassius chromosome 27, fCarCar2.1, whole genome shotgun sequence contains the following coding sequences:
- the LOC132107010 gene encoding alpha-1-antitrypsin homolog, with translation MWGKMYYSVIAALLVATALAAPHEGHDHGGHTADHHHHLHHGKDEAHPSHDGEDASHLLAPHNADFAFSFYKKLALHPDAQGKNIFFSPVGISMALSMLAVGAKVTTLSQIYSSLGYSGLQAQQVNEGFEHLIHMLGHSQDTVQLEAGAGVAIREGFKVVDQFLKDVQHYYNSEALSVDFSKPEIAAEEINKFIAKRTHDKITNMVKDLDSDMVMMLINYMYFRGKWDKPFDAQLTHKADFKVDENTTVQVDMMKRTGRYDIYQDPVHKTTVMMVPYKGNTSMMIVLPDEGKMKEVEESICRHHLKSWHDQLFRSSVDLFMPKFSISSTSKLNDILKDMGVTDAFSDAADFSGMTEEVKVKVSQVVHQAVLSVDEKGTEAAAVTTIEIMPMSLPGTVRLNRPFLVLIVEDSTKSILFMGKITNPTE, from the exons ATGTGGGGAAAGATGTATTACAGTGTGATTGCTGCCCTGCTGGTAGCAACGGCCTTGGCCGCACCCCACGAAGGCCATGACCACGGCGGCCACACAGCTGATCACCACCATCATCTCCACCACGGGAAGGACGAAGCCCACCCCAGCCACGATGGGGAGGATGCCTCCCACCTGCTTGCTCCGCACAACGCTGACTTTGCCTTCTCCTTCTACAAGAAACTTGCGCTCCATCCCGATGCCCAGGGCAAGAACATTTTTTTCTCCCCGGTCGGTATTTCAATGGCTTTGAGCATGCTGGCTGTAGGTGCCAAGGTTACCACTCTATCACAGATATACAGCAGTCTGGGTTACAGCGGGTTGCAGGCTCAGCAGGTCAATGAGGGCTTTGAGCACTTGATCCACATGCTTGGCCACAGTCAGGACACTGTGCAGCTGGAGGCAGGCGCTGGTGTGGCCATCAGAGAAGGCTTTAAAGTGGTTGACCAGTTCCTAAAGGATGTTCAGCATTACTACAACAGTGAAGCCTTAAGTGTTGACTTCTCAAAGCCTGAAATTGCTGCAGAAGAGATTAACAAGTTCATCGCCAAAAGAACCCATGACAAGATAACCAACATGGTGAAGGACCTGGACTCTGATATGGTGATGATGCTGATTAACTATATGTACTTCAGAG GGAAGTGGGATAAGCCATTTGATGCACAACTGACTCACAAAGCTGACTTCAAAGTGGACGAGAACACAACAGTGCAAGTTGACATGATGAAAAGAACTGGCCGCTATGACATCTATCAAGACCCTGTCCACAAAACTACGGTCATGATGGTGCCATACAAAGGCAATACTTCCATGATGATCGTTCTTCCTGATGAAGGGAAGATGAAGGAGGTTGAAGAATCCATCTGCAGGCACCATCTTAAGAGCTGGCATGATCAACTCTTCAGAAG CTCTGTGGACCTGTTCATGCCCAAGTTCTCCATCTCTTCAACGTCCAAACTGAATGATATTTTGAAGGACATGGGAGTGACTGATGCATTCAGTGACGCAGCAGATTTCTCTGGAATGACAGAAGAGGTCAAAGTCAAGGTGTCACAG GTTGTCCATCAGGCAGTCCTAAGTGTGGATGAGAAGGGCACAGAGGCAGCTGCTGTCACCACGATAGAAATCATGCCCATGTCCCTGCCAGGCACTGTGAGACTCAACCGACCTTTCTTGGTACTGATTGTGGAGGACAGCACCAAGAGCATCCTCTTCATGGGCAAGATTACCAATCCAACAGAGTGA